Part of the Leishmania infantum JPCM5 genome chromosome 29 genome is shown below.
GTCTGGGACAGTCGCTTGCGCGGGCTCATCGGCGCTGGTCGACTGCTTTGTGTGCCGTGTGCGTGGCTTACGGTAAACAAGCGTCACCTCCTCATCGGCACTTCCTCCcggagaggcggcgtcgcggcgatGGCTGCGTTCGCCTTGTACAAGCGCTGAGAGCGACTCGCTGGGGGCGCCGGTAGCAGCGGAGGTGGGCCGTCCACTGACTTTGCCGCAGCGGGCAGCAGGGCGTTTAGCGAccgaggcagcagcaccacgcccgccggcaccggcgcgccgACCAACCATGTTTATGTTCCCCCCCCTGCTACCGGGTTtatggcagcgccgcgtaaCGTATCCTGAGCAAGAAAGAGGGCACCAGatcagaaaaaaaaagctcgaggcgaaagagagggggagagggcggtcagagagagagaggggacgCGGCGGTATACCCCACAAATGCACACACGACGCACCAGAGAAGACGGGCATCATGCGCAGCATTGTCAGGTGACAATAAAGGCCAACCGCTTAGACGCATGTCACTATGAAGAGAGGCAGCAATAACAAAGCATTGGGGCAATGCTTGAATaccacccgccgccgccccgcgcTGACGTTGCCGCCATGGCTGCGTCGCGCTTCCACAgacctccctccccccctcacTGGTAAACTGCCGCAGCGAggatgggggaggagggaggagggaggagagaggagaggggtggaAAAGGGGGCGATGATGGGCCACACGGGGTGTTCTCGGCTACTTCGCACCGGCCACCACGCGCATCCGCCAGCATCTCCTGTTTTTTCATGTgggcatctctctctctctgtgccacTTTCTCTCCTTTTGAAAAAGGGTTTACCATGTGCCGGCAGCACAATCTTCTTGTCACGTGCGCAGCATGTagaaaggaggaagagagcagaGGGGCTGTGGTGCCCCACCATGAGTATGTTTTGCGTCCACAGCGCATCGATCAAAGGATGCAAAACTatcgttttttttgtatCTCCacgacaccaccaccaccacccctcctttccctctcccgGCGTCATTCTCGGCGACACATAAACGAGTGAGATGAGAGAtggtggggggagaggaggggaggggaggaggcaagGGCAGTCAGGGATGACGTTGATGCTCCAAAAAAAGTCCCACAGAGGTGACGGGGACCACTCCACTCAAACATGAGCACACTGCGAGCGGCGTCCTCATtagcaagagagagagagagagagcgaaagcCAGGGAAAGGCGGTTGAAGCACAaagcggaggaagaggcagagagagaacagaaggtggtggcgggTGAAAGGAGGGAGGTCGTCGTGCAGGCGGGGTGTGGAAGGCGTtgcgaggtggtggtggtggtggtggtggtggggagttCCAGCTAGAGCGATGGCAAGGgcgaaacaaagaaaagcaaacCCTGTAGGCACGCCCCTGCACACGCCTTGCATCCGCACTTgcaccccacacacgcatgcaggcGCGACACCACCGCAGTCGTTTGTGCTGCTTCAGGGCAGACAcaagacgcagcagcagcaacaacaaaaaaagagaataTCGCAAGcgcaacgagagagagaaaggaaatGAATCACGAAGCATTGGCAGCGGACAGCGCGTTCTCGCGTGCACAGCGCGGTTCctgcgcgacgcggcgctccagctgcgccgcacgaGCTTGCTCTCGTGCTTTCATCTGCTCCACAACTACTGGCTTGCATTGCCGACGCAGCTGGTGCAACTGCTTCGGTGTGATAGCCATCGACTGGGCCAGGCgaaccagcgccgccgcgtcgtagAGACAAGCCGTTTGCCGGCGCAGGGTGATAAGAAGTTCGCCGGCATCGTCGCTGATGAGGAGGCCAGCGTCGTCGAGATACTTCAAAGTGGCAAGTGTGATTTCGAGGTGGGCGGGGGTGCGCTCGCCGGGGTTTGGCGTGCGGCAGAAGAGATAGTCCCAcacgtgcagcgccgtcgcgatCGGGAACACGTTCACAAACAAGGACATGATCCAGTTCGCAACGAGCGTCTTCACTTGCAGACCCGCCTCGCGGAACTTTGCGGCTACGCGAGGTAGCTTCTTCTCCACAAGATGCTCCAGCACAGCCTGCTCAACATTGGCTCCCAGCAGCGTTTCTCCATAAAAGTCGTTGGGCAGGAGCTCCTCAAATATATGCACGAGCAACCAAAACGtgcgctcctcgtcgtccagcACGAGAAGCAGGAAAGCGGCTAGGAAGTTGAAGGACTGGCAGTAGCTTAGCAGCGGGTTGCGCCAGCACAACGCGTGCAGGACGTTGGTCAGTTTGTACGCTCCTACATCCTTGTCGGAGAAATAAGGGTGACCGGGGAAGGTTCGCTgtacatcagcagcgatggcgccCGCATTCGGCCCCGTCACATAGCCGTTGCACCGTAGTAGCTTGGCGCAGAAGTACTCGTTCTCGTCCACTTTCAGCGCCGTGCCGGTCAAGGTGAGCCACATGACGCCGCGCAGGTGGTGCGGAATTCCGCGCACCCGCGCtacggcgcgcagcttcaCAATGACTTCCGGCGAAGCGCTCGCCAGCAGCGAGACACCGCGGCAGAGATGGTACCACTTATCCTCTCGtttgcgctcctcctcgtctcggGTGGGCTGCGAAGCAACTTCGGCGTGCGCCACAGCCGGCTCACTCGGGGTCGGGAACccaagccgcggcaccgaGGACCAGTCCTGCACACTGCATACTGAAGTGACCGGGTACGGTGTTGGCTGCACTGCCTTCTCACCTTTCGGCGGGGAGAACAGCGTCGACGCCGTGGCcagtgccgcgccgctgtcgcttgTGCACGGCCCGCAAGCACCGTTGCCGGCAGCAGAGCTCACCTGTCGAACGgagacgatggcggcgccactgccgcgtcGAGCACTCACTGGCTGCTGCGAACTCATCGACGGCATCTCCGTCACTGGCGTGGAAGGTGTATGCCATGCAGCGCCTACCGCggatgctgcagctgcaacgGAGGTGCGTGccatgccgccaccgctgctgaagTCATCAAGCATCTTCATTTCCTCGTCGGCTACGCGGCGTATGAACTCAGAGTTGTGCACAAACATGGGgaacggcgctgcagcgcttttATCTAAACTGCCATCCGTTCCATCCTTCGTCGTGACACACAAAGGCAGCATGTGGTTTTCAGTCCACGTTGACTCCATCGcgagcgccgctggcgcactCGCCAGCGGGTGCTCATCCAGCGCGACGGTCACGCTGCGTCGCTCTACTGAGTTTGGTGAGCTGGTACAAGATGACGACGACTTCGCGCCCACCCCGCTTAAGACTGGCACTGGGTTGGGTGAAGACGAGAGGTGGcccggcagcgcggcaggcaACGCCGCCCTTAGAGATGAGTTCGCCATCGAACtcgaggaaggaggagaagaaggcggagaaggggaaggtGCCGCGGATGCCGTACGGAATGCAGGCGACGCAGAGGGAGTCTGGAGCACGCATGAACCGATGATGTCAGCCGCAACCGCCTCCGCTTGGCAACACGAACTCTGCCAAgcagccgaggaggacgatgAGCCGCTTGAGGGCATCGCGGTACCACTGAGGCGACCGACTCCGGTGCTGCCCTCCGCAGCTGGGGTAATGAAGTTGCCCCAATTGCCGCTGCGATCATGAAGGTGCTGGTCACGATGGTGGCAAAGGGAAGCTGCGCTTTCCGTGggaggcggtgctcgtgGCATGGTGCTGAGCTCGACGTCTGTTGACTCCGCTGCTGACGGCAGAGCCGATGCCCTGGTCGATCTCAGAAGAACCGGTGTGCCATGGGGGCGAGAAGGGTCGCGATGCAGTCCTGAAGAATGCGATGCGCAAGAGCGGTCGGCAAGAGTCTCGTCGCCGAGAGTAACAAGTGCGTGGATGGGTGAGTGCCGAGCAGACATGAGCGGCGCGTTTCGACCCGCGTTGATGCAGATGTTTTCAGACTCGTGTGGCTGACGTCAGCACGCGCGTATCCCCGCTacatgcatgtgcgtgcgtgagtgctGACGCGCGATGTCTACGCCCCAGTGGGCAGGCCTGTGGGGGTGTGTGGGCCTATATGGATGGTCTAGACGAGAAGGGGGGAAAGAAAACTGGAGAAGAGTGTAATGACAGAGCGAATTGTGAAgtgaggtggggtgggaggggagggggtggcaaTGAGAGATGGAGCGAGAGCGTGGCTGAACATAAGAAACGGCAAGAAAAAAGGTGGGCGGCAACGAAAACACATGCGCGAGCCCGTTTATGGCAACGCTGTAGATGCAAATGTGTGAAGAGTCTATGGCTGTGTTGTTGAAGTTCTACAGTGAAGAGGCGGGCGCAGACCCCGGTAGATATAGGGAGAGGAgacagggggaggggtgggaagGATGAGCGTAGAGCAAAACGGAGTCGGAAACTGTGGCGGGTAAGCCTTTGAGagtgcacgtgtgtgcgtgtgtgtgtgtgtgtgtgcttgagaGTCAGCACAGTTTCCCCCCTCTGTGTGCCCCTTTTCTTGAGTCAGTCATGGGCGGTGTCTTCGTCGGTTTGGTTCATGTTGCTCCTGAGGTTTCCATTAAGGCAACCCCCGTCTTCTTCGATCCAGTAGGCAGTAGAGAGTGAAGGACAGCAAACGAgggggagaaagaaaaaggagaggggggacaaaggaaaaaaaaaggacgaTACTGCTAATAACGATTAGGGTGAAAgtagggagagagggcgaagagaTCTCGGGTGcagcgggggagagggcgaaagCGGACTACCAGCCTGGCCATCACCGCGCACCCTCTGCCCTGTGTCTCCTTCCTTAGCCTTCATcgacacacatacaggcaCCATTGTGCCCCTAAAACAGAGCTGAAGCGAAAATATACACAAAGCAGGAAGGCTCTGTGGAAACAAGTGGCTACAAAATCCATGAAAGGAAGTgaaacacacagacagcggggagagagaggagagacgcACAATATGCCGTGCGCATCAGACAAAATTACAAACTACAACAGGAGGTGTAGCTGTGCGCATTACGTATCGCCTAGAGGCAGCAGAGCACCACCCCAGCAAGGCATCAGGAAGCGTGAAGCCGCATCGACGTTACCTGTCGCCTCCGCGAAAAAACAAAACGTGCCCGCGATGCCGCGAAGGCGATGCGGCAAAGAGGGccgtacacacgcgcacacgcacacgcacacaagagTGGAGTAGGCTAGGCGCAAGACAGTGATGAAAAGATGAACGACAGCACACGCAGGATGGCACACGGCACTTCCTCTTAGTAAATTCCGAAAAGCAAGCGAAAGAAGAGTacgaggggagggaggggtagGGAGAAGTGGCAGTGCCCCAAGGCGACAGAAGAGCGCAGGTGTCCTACGCACCCGTGCGAGTGACCTCAATCTGCCCTTTGCCACACATGCACAGTGACACACGCGTAAGAAGACACGGCCGCCCCAAGCAGCCACCCCGCGATGGTTGCCCTTTCCTCACCCGACGTCAAGATACTGAAGGATGACGTAGGAAAGGCTCCTTCGACGCTCAACCTCCAAAGTTTCCGTGGAGCGGATAAAGTCACCACGGAGAGCGCAAGCCGCTGCACTTCAGTGGCTTACTTACCTCTTACAGGTTGCCGGCACCGCAGTAGCTCGGGTCCGTGTACAGACGCACCAGGGCCATCGTGAACTCAGTGCTTTTTTCCATCTGGTCCACGAGAACGTACTCGTTCGGCAGATGCGCCATCGCCTGAGGGCCCGGACCCACAATCACCGTTGAGACACCCAGACGTCCTCAAAGTAGCCGCCCTCCGTGCTACCACCCGTCTTGTACGTCCTTGTAGCCTTCCGGAGCATCAAGGCTTTCTGCGTCACAGAAGCAGCTTCTTTGCCGTTAAAGGCAGGCATGCTCAAGGGACGCGTCACCTTTACCTCAGCATCGGGGTACTCCTCACGCATTGCAGGCAGCACGTGATCGTTCACGTACgaacgcacacgccgctCGATGGCGTCCGGTGTCTCGTTGTCTGTAATGCGCGCAGTGACCACAAATTCGCACTGCGCAGGGACCGTGTTCACAGCATTGCCGCCCTTGATCAACCCAGTCGTGATACAGGGAAACGGACATGCGTATTCAGGGTCCTGGCGGCCGTTCTTGCGCAGGTCCACCGCGATCTCGCGCACCTTTGTGATGATTTGCGCAGCATACTCGATCGCGTTGCAGCTTGTGTTCATGAGCGCCATCGACGAGTGAATCGCCTTTCCCTGCACAGATACGCTCCACTGAGTAAAGCCCTTCGAGCCAACGTAAACGTTCATGTCCGTCGGTTCACCGATGAGGCAGGCGTCCGCCAGGAACCCATGTGCCTTCAGATATTCGATCAAGTACGGCACGCCGGTGCAGCCCACTTCCTCGTCGAATGAGAAGGCGTAGTGCACGGGCTTCACACGATTCATTCTCAGGAACTGTGGCGTCAGCGCCAGCACAACGGCCAGGAAGCCCTTCATGTCGCAGGCTCCGCGGCCAAACAGCTTGCCGTCCTTCTCCACCATCGTGAACGGGTCGCTGTCCCACTTCTGCCCATCCACCGGCACAACGTCCGTGTGGCCTGAAAGCACGATGCCGCCCTGCATCGCGCCGTTCTCGCCGGGAAGCGTCGCCCACAGGTTGGCATGCGTCTTCTCCGGGTTGTATACGAACGTCGACGCAACGCCGACGGACCTCAGGTAGTCGCGCACGTACTCCACCATCGGCAAGTTCGAGTTGCGACTCGTCGTGTCGAAACTGATGATCTTTGCCAGCCACTCGCGGAACGTCGCCGGATAGGACATGGTGAGGCACCAATTGTGTTTTCGGTAAAGGGGAACGAACAGGAAACCGACGTGAGATGCTGAGGTGGCCGATACGGAGGTGCACAACGTATGAAGGGAGCGGAGGCGGGTGCTGGAGAGCGATCCTAGCGGTTGCAACCCGAGTgcagagagaagagatgTCGTTCGCGTTGTTTGACGTGTAGTTGCTCTTTTGTGGTTTTCATGGTTTGAGAACGCTAGTCGGAGAATGGAGCACCATCATGGGCAGGacgtgagagagaaagagagacagagataCACACGTAGCGACGGTGGAAAGGAGGGCATCAAGCCAGTGTCAGGCCGCAAGTGTGGAGATGCATGGTCGATGAAGAGGGAGATCAGCACGAGAGGGTCACTGAATGGCTCGCGTagacgcagagagaggagtaCAGCCACGAATctcgccacggcggcgtgccACTACCCGTACCGACCCACAACAGCATCGTGAGGTAGGCCAAACAAAACCAAGCACCGCACGCAGCCAACAGAAAAGGCAAGCGCGCGTGGCTCGTGGCGTGGGCGTGCACGTGGGTCATGGCTGCACCACTTGCTCGGTGGTATCCGCAAGACACTCGAGATGCATATCGAAAGCTTCAAAAAGTGGTAGTAGCCAAGGCTAATGGGGGTGTGGtgcgaggggtggggagagggcggtAGAGTTGGGCAAGCACatgaggggggggcgggtaGGATGGGGACAAAACGAACGAAGAAAACAAGAGCGTGACAAAGGCAAGGAAACATACGAAACAGCCAACGCGGAGCGCGCGGACACAGGAAGAAAGCAGAGTGGTTAAGACCAGCatcgcggcaccgctgccgcgatgATTGATGCATGCATGCAGGGCTCGCTACACGACGACGTAGTGGCAtccttcctctcctttaTCGGCAGGCGAAACGGTGCCACCTGAGCGGCCGCGGTTAGGCGACGGCAACGGAAAGCACGTGAGACTTCCCACGCAGAGCCGTGGCGATGGCGTCGCAGATTtcgacggcgctgtcgaaGCGGCGTgttgcagctgcacctccgtAGACTGCACTTGCGCCACCCAAACTGTTCTTCCGTCGGCGGCAAAGCCGCTCTCGCAGTGCAGCCACCCGTCGTTGGCGGCTGCCCCCGCACCTGGCGGggcactgctgctctctGCATAGGAGCTGGAATAGTTGGCCCTGGATGacccagctgcagctgccatCACGGCGCTACCCAGTCGCCGCGGAGTAGATTTCGCCGAGGCAGCACTGGCGCTCGCAGCTGGGTGAGGCATCAAGTTCACCTTGTGCTTGCACTCAGCTCGTACTTTGctcgctcctgcagcgccgccaatCACCGTAGGCGAGCGCGCACCGTGAGCAGGAAGCGATGACGAAACCCTTGCCTCCCTCGCCGACTCCCAGGATTGAACGATGGCTGCGCAGTCGAAGACGTGTAGCGTTCCATTGGCGCTGAGGGCGGCGATCCGGTGCGCGTCTTGCTGCACCGCGAGCGAGAGCACCGCGGCAGGGCGGTGGCCCCGCTGTAGCTCTACCAGCAACGCACCAGTAAGACTGTCAAAGAGCTTCACGGTTGTGCCAAGCTCCGAGGCGGTGGCCAGCAGTCGACCATCTGGGCGAAAACGCAGATGTGTCACGGCATGGTGATGCGCTGGGATGGTGCGCTGCTCCATGGGCGGCGTGGCAGCACCAAAGGCGCCACTGGTCGTCGCattggccgctgccgccgtggtgctTAGGGAAGTTCGCCCAGGGCCGACGGCTGCGGACACCCCCGAGGCCTGTCTGCCACCGTCTCCTGTTTGCGCTTGTCGGCGTGATGTAGACGGTACACAATGTAGCGTTAGCACCGTCACATCACCACCGTACCCGCGTGCAGATTGAGGGAAGGCGACGGCGTACGATGTGCCACCGCCCGCCTtccgcgacggcaccgccgccgagaGGTCCAGCACTCCACGTGGGTTCAGAGGTTTGTACATGCTCTGCTGTCGAATATACCGCAAAGTGCGGAGGTCGACGAGGTGAAAGAGGTCAACAGCTGCCACGAGGAGGACAGACGAGTTCGCCctcagcgccagcaccggtgACCCGCAGAAGTGCAGCGCGGCTAGGCAAGTGCCACTGGTAGCGTCGAACAGGTATACATAGCGTCGGCACTCAGCCTCAGCGGCTACGAGGGCCGAGACGTTGGCTGGGTCTTCTGCTGGCATAGGCGACTCGGGCAGCTCCTCGTCACCAGGTGacgaagcagcggcgtctgcgccaaCGCCAGAGCCGCTGTTGCTACTGCTGCtcgccggtggcgcggctTCAGCATCGTGACTCTGCCCCTCGTCCACTCGTGTCACGGCTACCGTGGACGGCACAAACACCGGTGGACGAGCTCGAAACACGACAGCGACAAGGGCACTGTCGCCAGCCATTGTCGCCGTGTATACGGGCGTGCGCCAGAGCGCGGTAGGCGGGGCAGTACCATCGGCACTGCCAGCACTGTCCGAGGTGGGTTCAGAAGATaccgcggcggtggaaggagggcgggggtgcagcggctgcaccacTGCCCCCCCGCGCTGCTCGCACGCCGTCATGAGCTTATATGCCCTGGCACCCGCCACAGTCGACAGGACAGCGACGGTGCAGGACGGGTTGAGTGCGCAGGCAGAGGGGTAAAAGCGGCGCCGTCCCTCCGCCATTCGGTGCGCCTCTGCGGTATTGAACGCAGCGCTGAATGAGATTTCCATGATCGCGATGGGGAACGAAGTTGCTGCCCTCCTTGACGCTGTAAAAGAGCTT
Proteins encoded:
- a CDS encoding metallo-peptidase, Clan MH, Family M18, which translates into the protein MSYPATFREWLAKIISFDTTSRNSNLPMVEYVRDYLRSVGVASTFVYNPEKTHANLWATLPGENGAMQGGIVLSGHTDVVPVDGQKWDSDPFTMVEKDGKLFGRGACDMKGFLAVVLALTPQFLRMNRVKPVHYAFSFDEEVGCTGVPYLIEYLKAHGFLADACLIGEPTDMNVYVGSKGFTQWSVSVQGKAIHSSMALMNTSCNAIEYAAQIITKVREIAVDLRKNGRQDPEYACPFPCITTGLIKGGNAVNTVPAQCEFVVTARITDNETPDAIERRVRSYVNDHVLPAMREEYPDAEVKVTRPLSMPAFNGKEAASVTQKALMLRKATRTYKTGGSTEGGYFEDVWVSQR
- a CDS encoding putative GTPase activator protein, giving the protein MLPLCVTTKDGTDGSLDKSAAAPFPMFVHNSEFIRRVADEEMKMLDDFSSGGGMARTSVAAAASAVGAAWHTPSTPVTEMPSMSSQQPVSARRGSGAAIVSVRQVSSAAGNGACGPCTSDSGAALATASTLFSPPKGEKAVQPTPYPVTSVCSVQDWSSVPRLGFPTPSEPAVAHAEVASQPTRDEEERKREDKWYHLCRGVSLLASASPEVIVKLRAVARVRGIPHHLRGVMWLTLTGTALKVDENEYFCAKLLRCNGYVTGPNAGAIAADVQRTFPGHPYFSDKDVGAYKLTNVLHALCWRNPLLSYCQSFNFLAAFLLLVLDDEERTFWLLVHIFEELLPNDFYGETLLGANVEQAVLEHLVEKKLPRVAAKFREAGLQVKTLVANWIMSLFVNVFPIATALHVWDYLFCRTPNPGERTPAHLEITLATLKYLDDAGLLISDDAGELLITLRRQTACLYDAAALVRLAQSMAITPKQLHQLRRQCKPVVVEQMKAREQARAAQLERRVAQEPRCARENALSAANAS